TCATCAGTACCCTGGTATGTAATTAACCTAATTGACTGACTATAAAGTAATGAGATCAGTCAATACCCCTTGTCAGCATAGCTAGTAATCAAAATAGGTAAGTGTCACTCATTTAATTGAAATCATTGCAGTAGCGTCTCAGTACCCCTTACAAAATGCCAGTATGCCGTACCCTATGGCGACGCCTTATCCCGCCGGACCTTATCCCGGGGCGGCGCCTTACCCGTCAGGGGGCGCGCCCTATCAAGCTCAGGGAGCCCCCTACCCGTCGGCCGGCGCGCCTTACCCCACGGGCGGAGCGCCTTATCCCACGGGGTCTGCGCCCTTCTCGTCTGGCTCTTCTCCATTTCCGGCTGCACAACCTAGTGCCCCTGAAGCCAGCGGTAAGTTGCTTTGAAacaattctttaattattgcGCATTGAAAGCATTGATTGAGAGATTTttagaaacaataataaaggAATAATAAACTCATAAATTCTGGTGAAGATGACGTGTCGTCGTAGAttacatttatgaataaacATTAGCAAAAGTACTTAGATCATTCATGGGACATATTATCTTGTTAGCTTTCCTCGGATTAGCGGCCCCGGGCTGGCATCCACAAGGTTCGTCTAATAAATTGCTCTAATAAATACTTGTCACGTTTCAGTCTTCAATGTCACGCTCATGTTTTCTGGATACAATATTTCATACCATAGTAGTCTCTTTTCGTTAGTTTTAATCTGTTAGAAGTAAAACAACAACAGTTTAATGTTGCGTCATTTGTTTGAGCAGAGATACCCGAGAGGCGGGAAACCCATTGGAATTTTCCAGGATATATACGATTGAAATACAAATCACCTTCATAACAAATGTCGTCATACTCGCATATCGCGAGAGGACACAGTAGAGCCGATAAGCTCGTTATCACTCAAACattccattttaatattttattttcattttaaacgTTCGACGTTCCAGCGCTTCCGCCGTCCTACGACCAAGCCGTGGGCAAGCAGGCGAACATTTACACGGCGCAGTAGCGCGTCCGCGCTTCTGTACAGCGAACGATTCGTTATTCGTGAAGTATTGATAACGTTTAGGTGCCGAGACCGGGCTCTTACCGCTCCTATGTTTCCGGTTATGTACTCGTAATCGATCCCGATAAGTTGCATAAGTGGGGCTCCGgagtaattaagtttatatgaatttatctTAAACACTTTTATGACTGTCCATACCCATTGTAGTATCTAGAATTGAACATTAATCGAGTCATGTCGTAgccttttgtaattttttagaaaatcttAAAGCTTGAGTCAAGTGATACCGAACCAATATTCAGTTATAGCAATATAATAGTAAGAGGTCTATTCGACTATAGAATCTCTGATTTGAGCCGGATTTCAATATCACTactataataatgtaatagaGCAGTTTTggtataatgttataaaatacagtTCTCGCAAACGAATTGTTTACGTGAAGAGGAACGTAATTAATTGTTCTTTAGGTTATAATAGATATGTATAGAGAATAATTATTCCATTgtgttatatgtattgtatgaaAAATGTTGGCCAGGGTTTTTGACTGATAAATAGGTTAGAAAAATTTACCGCATTTTCGAACTGCCTTAGAATAGTACGGTAAACAGCGACATACTCGTAAAATAGCGGAAAGCGGAGGTAGCTCGCTCACAGCAGTCGGCTCATACCTGTTGAGCTCAATATTCAGAGCAGCTCGAGTCTTAACTAGTGctcattttcaaaattaataaacaaatttattattaagaggGCCCAAATCCTCGGATTTGGGAAGTATTAGATACGTTtttgaaagatttaaaatatctatattaagacaatgttttttttatttatttacattttgagATTAATTCGAACAATGTCTTTTAGTTAGTTAGCATACGTTTAAGGTGAATTTTCTTTAAGTTGTGTAATGTGTATTCGTACTTATCTTTCTTTTGATTATATaagattacattttaatttacgcattataaatgttatggacatccgaattatttttaatgaatacctTAGCCAGACAATGTGTctacgaatgttaaataatgaattaagtcgtatattttttctgtGATAAACAATCTAAACGGtttatttgtacaaatataacattatggTTACCTTAAGTACacaaatatgtattgtaaTGCTGGTGATTTACTTTTGCATTGTACCTAAGTCTGTCCATTGGGAATTCGTATCTTCCATGTTCCAAGCTTttcagattttaataaaatgtttcattttcaAGTGGCTTTTATTTCCCGCTCTCATTCACCAGAGAACAATTTTCCAACCGATGATGTCGCCACAACAACAATTGtacatcaatattatattattccgTATTCTTTTAGTATAAACTTGATGCGTCAAAACATGCAAGGTACGTTGGGCAAAGAATTAGAATtggagttatttttaaaatcaagtaAAATTGATGTCCTATGCAATATCATCAGATCATTGTGGACAGTTAGTGGCGCTAAACTGTAAAGTGGTGAAACAAGTAAAAAAGAGTAGTGTGTTTGTTccagtaaataaaaagggAATGGTGAGATTTAGACATAATATAGGTAAACACCTACCTTTATTACCGTTGTAGGTAGGTACTACCGTTGATACACAATACAACAATCTAAGTGATTGTATTAATAAGGAGTTCAACACCATCTTTACTCCAAAGAAAGTCATTCGCAGTGTAAATCGTTTAGTGATTGGGCGACAAcggaaatttataaaagaagaCAACGGTTGTATGACGTTTACGCTGAAGTCTTACAATCATAATGAAGAATTTACTCTaccaataaaactaaaatgacTTGGAAGGTACTTGATATTGAAACTGGAAGAGTTGAGGATCGCAATCAAGACATCGAACTATGTGACGATAACACTATAATCAAATCTAACGAAAAGATAGCGATTGTTTTTGATAAGTACTTACATTCCAGTTTCGACTACTAATTTTACTAAGTCTCTTGAATCATCTCCCGCCCTCGCTGAATTGctacttaaaataatgtaaaaatagtgataaggttactagaatagaacatacgcacaatgttaatactcggaacaaacgcaggctgcaatttccccgtactagactatctaaagttagtaattcttttttgggaaaagggatactCTATTCTTTAATGAAATCctagaggctcttttatctctcccttttaataaatttaagaaatgtattaaagaaaagctacgtaaaaaggcttactacaaagttaacgattatctagttgataaaagtgCCTGgtactagtgctagacaggctacttctaattaatttgcgatatttgttttaaaataagtattgatgatttgctattttaaaagagtaccgagagttttttacgccggcttgtTCTCTCGTCCTACATCCTATGTCTtttttgccgatgagtagggattgTATgttgtaatatgtttatttttatacggtTAAGAATAAGGAGCTGATACTGGGGAGCTCGGGGTTAGGACACAGCCTTGAGGGATCCCCAGCGTTCACGGGTTTTaagtcggaacatgctccgatcagcgagaaagctggaaatccaattaaataatttctaaaaaaggCCTCTGTGCCACACCCAACAGAAGGCTTTCACTAATATTCCAATGGGCtatggggtcgtcacgtcccgacgcctAATACCATTTCAAACTTTTCCCAATGTTTTTGAGATAAAAATCTTAGGTACGTTATAAAAGTGATCAGGGTGCTCTTATCAggttaaattatcttttatctaaattatattagtttgaCAACATAAGTTAATTGCtcagaattttataatttcatatattatgtGAATAAAAGAAACGGATTGAGAGTGTCTATTGGaacatatttatagtaatagtaaaatatttatttgtcgtTTACGAATTAAGTAACTTCTACATAATATCGACCTACGGTATCTACTATAATTTACAAGATCGGATGTTAGATGGCGTCTAGCATGTTGGATCCGATAAGCGATGCACAAACttttaaaggccggcaccGCCTGTTGAGCATTCTGGcaatatgagtgtccatgggcggcggtatcacttcagGTGTCAATCATTAGATGAGccacctgcccgtttggcccctataaaaaagaaagttaGGAAACCTAAAAGAAAAAGGCAAGTCTTAGGTATgatcaatttataaataaaattaagtaacaaACGGCGCTAGTCTATAACTACACCCAAAACGGGCAAGATAAAAAAATCGCAGCGaagataaaactaaaatgatatttttagcTCGCACCTGGGCAGAGTGTGGAGATCAAGGTTAGAAAGGTGACGACCGCATACTAAAACCACTAGAGCCCACTATTTGCTATAGGACGAGGGCGAGTAACGCTCTAGGCCTTTATAGCGCGCCCCGTCCAGCAACTGTTgagactttttatttaaaaataaattgacacaTACATTTTATGAAGAAATATTGTAGGCCCATTGGCCTGATATCaaacatatataaagatttttctaaAGTGATTTTATGCCGTTTAACGGTGTGTAGAGGCATACCAAGGATAAAAGATACGACACATGCATTCTTCCAGTTTTGAAATACGGGAGCCAAACTTAAGTCTCCAATgctggaaataaaaataaaggtttGTTAAAGAGCAATAGTAGTTAGCTCCAGTTgactaaatataaacaaaagacgaGACATGGGCAAGGACCTGAAAGTGGAG
This portion of the Pieris brassicae chromosome 6, ilPieBrab1.1, whole genome shotgun sequence genome encodes:
- the LOC123710786 gene encoding translation initiation factor IF-2-like; amino-acid sequence: MFDSKEFDKEFDSFYEDHKHFSKMNMSTIAYGIVGIVILLMILACCCRRRRNRGEVLSVETSTVRVPVPPAPYPQQQYASPHQYPVASQYPLQNASMPYPMATPYPAGPYPGAAPYPSGGAPYQAQGAPYPSAGAPYPTGGAPYPTGSAPFSSGSSPFPAAQPSAPEASALPPSYDQAVGKQANIYTAQ